The following coding sequences lie in one bacterium genomic window:
- a CDS encoding PorV/PorQ family protein — protein sequence MIKLTFKILFLIFLFCLFRTDAYPIHTGADFLKFGIGARPSAMGEASVSLHSDVTSAYWNPAGLAKIKTVQCGAMYSEAVKDAFLNFFGLAVPVKGWGTYEVSGVLLFNTPIPVTDADGNTLGNLKWTDWAFTLSYGKEAIRNLSLGLGFKVIHRKESDPFFGTTKGTAYSGDFGFIYEFPFTKGLNLGCSLLNVGTKLQMEGEIKKDDLPRTIRLGLSYNRDPWIITSDINKVLDDQWHIHIGGEHKFKDNIFIRFGYYEKAGNIKGVTYGMGIKLKNYQFDWANVPAGELIGYTRDNKISIIIHF from the coding sequence ATGATTAAATTAACTTTTAAAATTTTATTTTTGATTTTTCTCTTCTGTTTATTCAGAACGGATGCCTACCCTATCCATACAGGCGCTGATTTCCTAAAGTTTGGAATAGGCGCCAGACCCTCAGCAATGGGAGAAGCTTCTGTTTCCCTCCATTCTGATGTAACTTCTGCCTATTGGAACCCTGCAGGTTTAGCAAAAATAAAAACGGTCCAATGCGGAGCAATGTACAGTGAGGCGGTAAAGGACGCTTTCCTTAACTTTTTTGGTTTAGCAGTTCCAGTAAAAGGATGGGGAACTTATGAGGTAAGTGGGGTGTTATTGTTTAATACCCCTATCCCGGTAACAGATGCCGATGGTAACACGTTAGGGAATCTGAAATGGACAGATTGGGCATTTACATTGTCCTATGGGAAAGAGGCTATAAGAAACCTTTCTCTGGGTCTTGGATTTAAGGTCATTCACCGAAAAGAAAGTGACCCTTTTTTTGGAACTACCAAAGGAACAGCGTATTCTGGAGATTTTGGTTTCATTTATGAATTTCCTTTTACAAAGGGATTAAATCTGGGATGTTCTCTTTTAAATGTAGGAACCAAGCTCCAGATGGAAGGAGAAATCAAAAAGGATGATTTACCAAGAACAATAAGATTAGGTCTTTCTTACAATAGAGATCCCTGGATTATCACCAGTGATATTAACAAAGTTCTTGATGACCAATGGCATATACATATTGGAGGAGAACACAAATTCAAAGATAACATTTTCATACGATTTGGTTACTATGAAAAGGCAGGCAATATTAAAGGAGTAACCTACGGAATGGGGATTAAACTTAAGAATTATCAATTTGACTGGGCGAATGTGCCTGCAGGTGAATTGATAGGTTATACCCGGGATAACAAAATTTCAATAATCATTCATTTTTAG
- a CDS encoding response regulator — MAGERILVVDDDPNIREACVEYLNMNKYNVGESKSGKECLELLKQDNYQIILTDLMMPGIDGIGVLKEVRKEYPQSDVIIMTAYGTIENAVEAMKLGAYDYITKPFKIDELGLLINRCLEKQRLAREVDELKEVVNLYEVSKAIGSLMDLDQLLSRIIKLATDTLGADGGSIMLFDKETGKLIVKAASGRREDMVIGRKLNIGERVAGYAAEKSEIVKIDGSIKEDPRFCNLEQFDGIHSGITIPLLRKDKLFGIINVHRTEKKDVFTKKDVDLLSIFAAQSAIAIDNAYLFSTLQQEKEKIEAVFRGMEDGAIITDAQLNIIMFNSSTEKLLNVKREECLGNNLLGFISDFQPSITWRELEKKEEKVINFDLVRTKGKALFLSVVATKIRNEEGKLLGQIMVLRNVTDERKEEMVKRNFLNLISHKLRNPLTTILGYLPFLQEKMKVLGESEKEVLGVIEREGLILSSHVDKLLMFTLLEREYLEMEREKVNVKSLVETTLEMIDTLIKVNQAEVEIDSKLDDIGQVYVDKLKIQNVIENLVENAIKFNDKKGKKVKISGRSLDDKFIQMEIADNGPGIPSEEHEKVFQKFYQVEEYFTGKVEGIGLGLPLAKRLVEAHGGKIWAESKLGEGSTFYFTLPKTE, encoded by the coding sequence ATGGCGGGTGAACGGATTTTAGTTGTTGATGATGACCCTAATATTAGAGAAGCCTGTGTGGAATATTTGAATATGAATAAGTACAATGTGGGTGAAAGTAAAAGTGGAAAAGAGTGTCTTGAACTACTTAAACAGGATAATTATCAGATTATCCTCACAGATTTAATGATGCCTGGCATTGACGGAATTGGAGTGTTAAAAGAGGTAAGAAAAGAATACCCCCAATCCGATGTAATTATAATGACTGCCTATGGGACCATCGAAAATGCAGTGGAAGCGATGAAATTAGGAGCTTACGATTATATTACAAAGCCATTTAAGATTGACGAACTGGGTTTACTGATTAATAGATGTCTGGAGAAGCAAAGGCTTGCCCGGGAGGTCGATGAATTAAAAGAAGTGGTGAACCTCTATGAAGTAAGTAAGGCAATAGGTTCACTTATGGATTTAGACCAACTGCTCTCCCGCATTATAAAATTAGCCACTGATACCTTAGGGGCAGACGGCGGGTCTATAATGTTATTTGATAAAGAAACAGGAAAACTCATAGTAAAAGCAGCCTCAGGGAGAAGGGAAGATATGGTTATAGGGAGGAAACTCAATATTGGAGAAAGGGTAGCCGGGTATGCAGCCGAGAAAAGTGAGATTGTGAAGATTGACGGAAGTATAAAGGAGGACCCACGATTTTGCAATCTTGAGCAGTTTGACGGGATACACTCAGGAATAACCATCCCCTTACTGAGAAAAGATAAGTTATTCGGTATAATCAATGTGCATAGAACAGAAAAAAAAGACGTATTTACCAAAAAGGATGTCGACCTTTTATCCATATTTGCAGCCCAGTCAGCAATTGCTATTGATAATGCGTACCTTTTCAGCACCCTGCAACAAGAGAAGGAAAAGATTGAGGCTGTTTTTAGGGGAATGGAAGATGGCGCCATTATTACCGATGCTCAACTGAATATAATTATGTTTAATTCATCAACAGAAAAACTGTTAAATGTAAAAAGAGAAGAGTGTCTGGGGAATAACCTTCTTGGATTCATTTCTGATTTTCAACCTTCAATTACCTGGAGAGAACTGGAAAAGAAAGAAGAAAAAGTGATCAATTTTGACCTGGTAAGAACGAAAGGAAAGGCTCTTTTTCTTTCTGTTGTAGCAACCAAAATCAGGAATGAAGAGGGAAAATTATTGGGCCAGATTATGGTCCTGCGCAATGTTACTGACGAAAGGAAAGAGGAAATGGTAAAGAGAAATTTCCTTAACCTTATTTCTCACAAACTGAGAAATCCCCTGACAACCATTCTTGGGTACCTTCCTTTTCTTCAGGAAAAAATGAAAGTATTAGGCGAGTCGGAAAAAGAGGTTCTGGGAGTGATAGAAAGGGAAGGACTGATTCTTTCCAGTCACGTAGATAAACTACTTATGTTTACCTTGCTTGAGCGCGAATATTTAGAAATGGAAAGAGAAAAAGTGAATGTAAAATCTCTTGTAGAGACTACATTGGAAATGATAGATACTCTCATTAAGGTTAATCAGGCAGAAGTAGAGATTGATAGTAAGTTGGATGATATTGGCCAGGTTTATGTAGATAAGTTGAAAATCCAGAATGTCATTGAAAACTTAGTGGAAAATGCGATAAAGTTTAATGATAAGAAGGGAAAAAAGGTAAAAATTAGCGGACGTTCTCTGGATGATAAGTTTATTCAAATGGAAATAGCCGATAATGGACCAGGTATTCCTTCTGAAGAACATGAAAAAGTATTTCAAAAGTTCTATCAGGTAGAAGAATATTTTACTGGCAAGGTAGAGGGGATAGGATTGGGACTGCCACTGGCAAAACGACTCGTAGAAGCTCATGGTGGGAAAATCTGGGCAGAAAGCAAATTAGGAGAAGGAAGTACGTTCTATTTCACTTTACCAAAAACAGAATGA
- a CDS encoding ATP-binding protein: protein MKLRTKFSLLNSILIIAVILGVSIFLFIAEKRLLIQEMEKSQTNIIKGLAQIGKESLITNDEILLINYVNLVERTRGVMYAMVTAPQGKILAHTDVDLLGTIANDTIAIKARSSDELVTQSYVDKEKQNILDIALPIFIDQNKMGIARIGFSRDSLHEIVEETLRETRRRIFGVAIVVLIIGFIGAIILAQMMTRPIKQMAKGAELIGQGKLDTTIVVKSNDELESLARDLNKMSSQLKEIDQLKKDFLASVTHELKSPLTSLIMYVDLFLEGAAGELTEKAKKFLKIMERSSKRLSRFIDDLLDMAKIERGKMEIKKEPLEILPIVSEIAELIKPQADEKDIEIAMNIPDNLPLVFVDGDRTRQIITNILSNSVKFTPEKGKISVNIQDEKEHFQVSISDTGIGIPPEQIGKIFDKFEQVKEIRERVKGPRGTGLGLAIVKSLVEAQGGKIWVESEVDKGSTFYFTLPKQTT, encoded by the coding sequence ATGAAATTAAGAACAAAGTTTTCTTTGTTAAACAGTATTTTAATCATTGCTGTCATTTTGGGAGTAAGTATTTTTCTTTTTATTGCTGAGAAGCGGCTTCTGATTCAAGAAATGGAAAAAAGCCAAACGAATATTATTAAAGGACTGGCTCAAATTGGCAAGGAATCTCTCATTACCAATGATGAAATACTGCTCATAAACTATGTAAACCTTGTAGAGAGAACCAGAGGAGTAATGTACGCAATGGTGACCGCTCCTCAGGGTAAAATTCTTGCCCATACTGACGTCGACCTTTTAGGAACCATTGCCAATGATACTATTGCAATAAAAGCCCGTTCATCAGATGAACTTGTTACTCAATCGTATGTTGATAAGGAAAAACAAAACATATTAGACATTGCTTTACCTATTTTTATTGACCAGAACAAAATGGGGATTGCTCGCATTGGGTTTTCTCGGGATAGTTTACACGAAATAGTAGAGGAAACCTTAAGAGAAACCCGTAGAAGAATTTTTGGTGTAGCAATAGTAGTTTTAATCATCGGTTTTATTGGGGCCATAATTCTTGCTCAGATGATGACCAGACCAATTAAACAGATGGCAAAAGGAGCAGAATTAATCGGTCAGGGAAAACTTGATACTACAATTGTAGTCAAAAGCAATGATGAACTTGAAAGTTTAGCCAGAGACCTTAACAAGATGTCCAGCCAACTAAAAGAAATTGACCAATTGAAAAAAGACTTCCTTGCCAGCGTTACTCATGAGTTAAAGTCACCATTAACTTCACTAATTATGTATGTTGACCTCTTTTTGGAAGGGGCAGCGGGCGAGTTAACCGAGAAAGCAAAAAAGTTCTTGAAAATTATGGAAAGGAGTAGCAAGCGCCTTTCCCGATTTATTGATGACCTGTTAGATATGGCAAAGATTGAACGGGGTAAGATGGAGATAAAAAAGGAGCCTCTAGAAATTCTTCCAATAGTTTCAGAAATAGCAGAGCTTATAAAACCTCAGGCTGATGAAAAAGATATTGAAATAGCAATGAATATTCCAGACAACTTGCCTTTAGTCTTTGTTGACGGGGATAGAACCCGGCAGATTATCACCAATATTCTCAGCAATTCGGTAAAGTTTACCCCGGAAAAAGGAAAGATATCAGTTAACATCCAAGATGAAAAAGAGCATTTTCAAGTGAGTATTAGCGATACAGGAATAGGTATTCCGCCGGAGCAGATAGGGAAGATTTTCGATAAATTTGAACAAGTTAAAGAGATAAGAGAAAGAGTAAAAGGACCAAGAGGGACTGGTTTAGGTTTGGCGATTGTGAAATCCCTTGTTGAGGCTCAGGGAGGAAAAATCTGGGTAGAATCAGAGGTGGACAAAGGTTCAACTTTTTATTTTACCCTGCCAAAACAAACAACGTAG
- a CDS encoding PorV/PorQ family protein, whose amino-acid sequence MKRYVYKLIIFILLSIGFSLPACFAKGRGTTGANFLKIDVGARPLGMGGAFVAVADDVNTIWWNPAGVATTKRKEVTLMHNEMGEDIRYQFMAYNQPVGKLRGGLGGSISYLSVSNIQGYSPGGIKTKKLSTYDLGISLCYGLRIIPSVSGGVNFKFIAEKLADRKASTYALDIGGLWKTPVSGLRLGFNIQNLGGGLKFIQERSSLPLNGKLGCAYEFEFFGAKSIVAVDVNIPVDYSVFVNGGVECKIYDLIALRAGFKSKDDLSSGLRLGIGIGGKNLVVDYSWLSRGDFENSHRMSATLRFGREYEESMIERDIKEHFERGKKYFYNGQILKAHREFKNILLVSPGHKGARDFMSRIEVSVEEVEVAKDIANFFSLGEKYYKKGDLISARAMFEDIIALNTDHQGAKDYINRIEQRFGEVVNSIFARGVSYYEQANYSNALDEMKKVLALNPDHREAKEYITLIENKQRELEKIKFALKKKQEEERKNRKISAYLKKGLTYYQRKQWTKAIKSFNEALVLAPDHKAALEHTVICYYEQGLILHGEDKLLGALHTFNNVLRLNPEHEQAQEEILRINEECKEKAEEYNRKGLVEYTKGNLKEAIEAWENALLFHPDLETAQKNLERARKEIEK is encoded by the coding sequence ATGAAAAGATACGTATATAAATTAATTATCTTTATTTTATTGTCCATCGGCTTTTCCCTACCGGCCTGTTTTGCTAAGGGACGGGGAACCACAGGAGCAAATTTCTTAAAGATAGATGTGGGAGCCAGACCTCTGGGAATGGGGGGTGCTTTTGTTGCTGTAGCAGATGATGTTAACACTATTTGGTGGAATCCGGCTGGAGTTGCCACTACAAAGCGTAAAGAGGTAACTTTAATGCATAATGAAATGGGTGAGGATATACGCTATCAATTCATGGCTTATAACCAGCCGGTAGGAAAACTGCGAGGAGGATTAGGGGGAAGCATATCCTATTTAAGTGTGTCCAATATTCAAGGGTATAGTCCTGGGGGGATAAAAACCAAAAAGTTAAGCACGTATGATTTAGGAATCAGTTTATGTTATGGTTTAAGAATTATTCCTTCCGTTTCCGGGGGCGTCAATTTTAAATTTATTGCAGAAAAACTGGCTGATAGGAAAGCTTCCACCTATGCGTTGGACATAGGAGGATTATGGAAGACGCCTGTTTCTGGTTTACGATTGGGATTCAATATTCAAAACCTCGGAGGAGGACTTAAGTTTATCCAGGAGAGGTCATCCCTTCCTTTAAATGGCAAACTCGGGTGTGCTTATGAATTTGAGTTCTTTGGTGCTAAATCAATTGTTGCCGTGGACGTTAATATACCGGTTGACTACAGTGTTTTTGTAAATGGTGGAGTTGAATGCAAAATATACGATTTGATTGCATTGCGCGCAGGATTCAAGTCAAAAGATGATTTGTCCAGTGGACTGCGTTTAGGGATAGGGATTGGGGGAAAAAATTTGGTAGTTGACTATTCCTGGCTATCCAGAGGAGATTTTGAGAATAGCCACCGTATGAGTGCTACTCTGCGTTTCGGCAGAGAGTATGAAGAGAGTATGATTGAAAGAGATATTAAAGAACATTTTGAGCGAGGGAAGAAATATTTCTATAATGGACAAATACTTAAGGCGCACAGGGAGTTTAAAAACATTCTTTTAGTTAGTCCGGGACATAAAGGTGCTCGAGATTTTATGAGCCGCATCGAAGTTAGCGTAGAGGAAGTGGAAGTTGCGAAGGATATCGCTAATTTCTTTAGCCTGGGAGAAAAGTATTACAAAAAAGGTGATTTAATTTCTGCGCGGGCAATGTTTGAGGATATTATTGCTCTTAATACTGACCATCAAGGAGCTAAGGATTACATCAATAGAATTGAGCAGAGGTTTGGTGAAGTCGTTAATTCCATTTTTGCAAGAGGAGTCTCATATTATGAACAGGCGAATTACTCTAATGCTCTTGATGAAATGAAAAAGGTTTTAGCCCTTAACCCAGACCACCGGGAGGCAAAAGAATATATAACTCTCATTGAGAATAAACAGAGGGAGCTGGAGAAAATCAAATTTGCCTTAAAGAAAAAACAGGAAGAAGAAAGAAAAAACAGGAAAATCTCCGCATACCTTAAAAAGGGATTGACTTATTACCAAAGGAAACAGTGGACAAAAGCAATTAAATCATTTAATGAGGCATTAGTTCTTGCTCCTGACCATAAAGCAGCGTTGGAGCATACTGTTATTTGTTACTATGAACAAGGACTTATCCTTCATGGCGAAGACAAATTGCTGGGAGCACTGCATACGTTTAACAATGTGCTCAGGTTGAATCCAGAACATGAACAGGCTCAAGAAGAGATTCTTAGAATCAATGAGGAATGTAAAGAGAAAGCCGAAGAGTACAATCGGAAAGGGCTGGTAGAGTATACCAAAGGAAATTTAAAGGAAGCGATAGAAGCCTGGGAGAATGCACTTCTTTTCCATCCTGACCTGGAGACAGCTCAAAAGAATCTGGAAAGAGCCCGAAAGGAAATAGAGAAATGA
- a CDS encoding Ig-like domain-containing protein gives MKNIKIYLLLFLFLAISVPHCWALPDLTVSNILFSEDYPDSGEVFTISATVRNDGTGYSERVFTKNTEEMEPELYQVELSSDVWLAQSFQYTEDVKLTGVSLYIKDIGVDDSLTVTIETNTASNVPSGYEIASSTENSSDLFWYWIDFTFPELVPLSGGVTYWIVTHNYAVGGSDGYSVIQTSHNCYGNGIEVYSSNQGDIWTEWQKRDLLFKAYRSTTTVVKFYDGDPSLNKLIGTDEVSPVPGEGGSVTASISTSTTAGSPDIYAYVNPDNYIVEQDTTNNKAYKTIYVDFPRVISAETIDNDLDGCIDAYHIVFDENVRDSATEFNLAGFTVEGHSIIGVLTTLADHPDVLDDDDIYLCFTESGDPDTGTLPQITYSSATGKLTDVDNDNPLLDIGEADITEADGTSPAIHSLLSSPRDGALGISIDSSIEIIFAEQMNVYTTTGAIKVETIVNKDGETITPQAISGDFFPSYDAITRRHEFIFQPVPPLKNNFTYQVTVSTTATDTNGHNLAGFEFSFTTISNYRESNTFVSDGSKMKIILDEGTLKEDFSVQISTSPLDDSPRKTNIIDANNKLDNDDDPFSFTLEPTVVEIEAFDANGNPITDTFKIPATITLSHEDSNPEDGIVDGTSPPLREETLKVYWLDESHSLWVKLSGSKVDSGSNRVSADTFHFSVFSLHGGGTADLSDAYAYPVPFIPSRGDTDITFTNISPVCTIKIYTLNGELVRTIEHTSGATSYSWDVTNDRGDRLGSGVCLYLIKDAKNKKKGKLIIIR, from the coding sequence ATGAAAAACATAAAGATTTATTTATTATTATTTTTATTTCTCGCCATTTCTGTCCCGCATTGCTGGGCCCTTCCTGACTTGACTGTCTCTAACATCCTGTTCAGTGAAGATTACCCTGACTCAGGTGAAGTATTCACTATTTCAGCAACTGTGCGTAACGATGGCACCGGCTACTCTGAACGAGTTTTTACCAAGAATACTGAAGAGATGGAACCAGAACTGTATCAAGTTGAATTAAGTTCCGATGTTTGGCTAGCTCAATCGTTCCAATATACAGAGGATGTTAAGTTAACAGGTGTAAGTCTTTATATAAAAGATATTGGCGTTGATGATTCATTAACTGTAACCATTGAGACAAATACAGCAAGCAATGTACCAAGCGGCTATGAGATTGCCTCAAGCACAGAAAATAGTAGTGACCTATTTTGGTATTGGATTGATTTTACCTTTCCCGAATTAGTTCCTTTATCAGGAGGTGTTACCTACTGGATAGTAACGCACAATTATGCTGTGGGTGGCTCAGATGGGTATTCAGTAATACAGACATCTCATAACTGTTATGGTAACGGCATAGAGGTTTACTCATCTAATCAGGGAGATATATGGACAGAATGGCAGAAACGCGATTTGCTGTTTAAAGCATATCGCTCCACAACAACTGTGGTTAAATTCTATGATGGCGACCCATCTTTAAATAAACTAATTGGTACAGACGAAGTATCTCCAGTTCCAGGGGAAGGAGGAAGTGTAACTGCATCCATCTCCACCTCTACTACTGCTGGGTCTCCTGATATTTATGCCTATGTAAATCCAGATAATTATATTGTTGAACAGGATACAACTAATAATAAAGCTTATAAAACAATTTATGTAGATTTTCCCAGAGTTATAAGTGCGGAAACAATTGATAATGACCTTGATGGCTGTATAGATGCTTATCATATTGTTTTCGATGAGAATGTAAGAGATTCTGCTACTGAATTCAATCTGGCAGGTTTTACAGTTGAAGGTCATAGTATCATAGGAGTGCTTACCACTCTGGCAGATCATCCGGATGTGTTAGATGACGATGATATTTACCTGTGCTTTACTGAAAGTGGAGACCCGGATACCGGCACCCTTCCCCAAATTACTTACAGTAGCGCTACCGGGAAACTTACCGACGTGGATAATGATAATCCTTTGCTTGATATTGGTGAGGCGGATATAACGGAGGCCGATGGCACGTCCCCGGCAATCCATTCTCTCCTTTCCTCTCCACGTGATGGCGCTCTGGGTATCTCTATTGATAGCTCAATTGAGATTATTTTTGCTGAACAGATGAATGTCTACACCACAACCGGGGCCATCAAGGTGGAAACAATTGTAAATAAAGACGGGGAAACTATAACTCCCCAGGCAATTTCAGGAGACTTCTTTCCCTCTTACGACGCAATTACCCGCCGACATGAATTCATTTTTCAGCCCGTCCCTCCTCTGAAAAATAATTTTACTTATCAGGTTACGGTTAGTACAACGGCAACAGATACCAATGGTCACAATCTTGCCGGCTTTGAGTTTAGTTTTACCACTATTTCCAATTACAGGGAGTCGAATACCTTTGTATCAGACGGTAGTAAAATGAAAATAATTTTAGATGAGGGAACATTGAAAGAGGATTTCTCTGTCCAGATAAGTACCTCTCCTCTTGACGATTCTCCCAGGAAAACCAATATAATTGATGCCAATAATAAACTTGACAATGATGATGACCCATTTTCCTTTACCCTGGAACCCACTGTGGTAGAGATAGAAGCTTTCGATGCCAATGGGAATCCGATTACTGACACCTTTAAAATTCCGGCAACTATAACTTTATCTCACGAAGATAGTAATCCTGAAGATGGAATTGTTGATGGAACATCACCTCCGTTAAGAGAAGAGACATTAAAAGTATACTGGCTGGATGAGTCACATAGTCTCTGGGTGAAATTGTCAGGTTCAAAAGTTGATAGTGGGTCCAACCGCGTTTCAGCTGATACGTTCCACTTTAGCGTTTTTAGCCTTCATGGTGGTGGAACAGCCGATTTGAGCGATGCCTATGCTTATCCTGTTCCATTTATCCCCAGCCGGGGAGATACGGATATTACTTTTACAAACATATCGCCTGTATGCACGATTAAAATATATACCCTGAATGGTGAACTTGTTAGAACTATTGAACATACAAGTGGCGCAACCAGTTATTCCTGGGACGTTACCAATGATAGGGGAGATAGGCTGGGAAGTGGAGTTTGTCTTTACTTAATTAAGGATGCTAAAAATAAGAAAAAAGGAAAGTTAATAATCATCCGATAA
- a CDS encoding diacylglycerol kinase family protein, with the protein MRMKLIVNPLSGGKKVETYLPRIREILGRDNLLSLAITKEKNSAFQEVQKVSREEYDLIVVCGGDGTLNEVINGVVSSHSSLPIGFVPCGTSNIYALSAGIPLDPIQACEIVLKKYVRKIDLGKVGSGNSFRYFVSMAGIGYEASVIKSLNPNLVRTLGGIPAHLVAGVGVLIKHQRIELSIKLDGSSCRGFEAIISNGSFYGVSSIIAPEADMADGYLDVIIFKKGRRRDVLRHVLGVLRGRHIYFKDVEYTKAKKIEINAPKEVWIQVDGEIMGTLPQKFEICPQAIQVILPETKSA; encoded by the coding sequence ATGAGAATGAAATTAATTGTAAATCCTTTATCTGGTGGCAAGAAAGTAGAAACTTACCTTCCCAGAATTAGAGAAATTCTGGGAAGGGATAATCTACTTAGTTTAGCTATAACTAAAGAGAAAAATAGTGCCTTTCAGGAAGTTCAGAAAGTAAGCCGGGAAGAGTATGACCTGATTGTGGTCTGTGGAGGCGATGGGACTTTAAATGAGGTAATTAATGGAGTGGTTTCTTCCCACAGTTCCCTTCCTATAGGATTTGTTCCCTGCGGTACAAGTAATATTTATGCGCTTTCTGCAGGTATTCCCCTTGACCCTATCCAAGCCTGTGAAATTGTTCTTAAAAAATATGTAAGGAAAATCGACTTAGGTAAAGTGGGGAGTGGTAATTCTTTCCGCTATTTTGTTTCCATGGCAGGAATAGGATACGAGGCTTCGGTAATTAAATCACTGAATCCTAACCTGGTAAGAACCTTAGGGGGAATTCCTGCTCATTTAGTAGCAGGTGTGGGTGTGTTGATTAAGCACCAGAGAATTGAACTTTCTATTAAACTGGACGGTTCTTCCTGTCGAGGTTTTGAGGCCATCATCTCCAACGGGAGTTTCTACGGTGTATCTTCCATAATTGCTCCTGAAGCCGACATGGCTGATGGCTATCTGGACGTTATTATATTTAAAAAAGGTAGAAGAAGAGATGTTCTTCGTCATGTTTTGGGCGTTTTGAGAGGACGCCATATTTATTTTAAGGATGTGGAATATACTAAGGCAAAGAAGATAGAGATCAATGCTCCCAAGGAAGTGTGGATACAGGTTGATGGAGAAATTATGGGCACTCTCCCTCAAAAGTTCGAAATCTGTCCTCAGGCTATTCAGGTAATTTTGCCCGAGACAAAATCTGCTTAA
- a CDS encoding type II CAAX endopeptidase family protein, which yields MRFIETLKEGDWKIKILLLSVPVILLVYIYHGMDEAFARYFSHLSSLYYFDIYRYVYQFLATLVLFFLFPLIIIKLVFKEKLKNYGLSLGDKRYGLRFIIITIPLIVTPIIFLASHMPQVRAEYPLSKLVQDNASVFLLYEFSYVLLYYVGWEFFFRGYMLFGLREKFGDTYAILLQVIPSALLHFNKPESEFLGSIVLGIVLGYLALRTRSILYPLIIHSCIGVFTDLFVTIL from the coding sequence TTGAGATTCATCGAAACCTTAAAAGAAGGGGATTGGAAAATAAAAATTCTGCTCCTTTCTGTCCCCGTGATTTTATTAGTCTACATCTACCATGGGATGGACGAGGCATTTGCGCGATATTTTTCTCATCTTTCTAGTTTGTACTATTTCGACATATATCGTTACGTTTACCAATTTTTGGCTACACTTGTTCTGTTTTTTCTCTTTCCTTTAATAATCATAAAATTGGTTTTCAAGGAGAAACTTAAAAATTACGGACTGTCATTGGGAGATAAAAGATATGGATTACGATTTATTATTATAACTATTCCTCTTATTGTAACTCCCATAATATTTCTGGCCTCACATATGCCCCAGGTTCGCGCAGAATACCCACTATCAAAACTGGTCCAGGATAATGCTTCGGTCTTCTTATTGTATGAATTTTCTTATGTTTTGCTATATTATGTGGGCTGGGAGTTTTTCTTTAGAGGATACATGCTATTTGGATTGAGGGAAAAATTCGGTGATACCTATGCAATTTTACTGCAAGTTATTCCCTCTGCTCTCTTGCATTTTAATAAGCCAGAGTCGGAATTCTTAGGGTCAATAGTTCTGGGAATAGTATTGGGCTACCTTGCTTTACGAACCCGGTCTATACTGTATCCCTTAATAATCCATTCCTGTATAGGAGTCTTCACGGACCTATTCGTAACCATCCTGTAA